One segment of Anatilimnocola aggregata DNA contains the following:
- a CDS encoding recombinase family protein has product MLGSLSVGTSVGSICGGEKESWIEGRLLKMADVCRLTNCHPNTIRRNSEGENPKLVCLRLPSGARRFTIESVRRFLGETKETVITDEVQQGKSSGTIPVAAIIRVSSAKQNTARGDSDKSSLEHQEERVATFIKVKWGNRADVTWYKSVGGGMDFNRPALVRLIGDIIAGKFRGGFLVAQDFTRICRFGVKLIEHLAKIGGCNLVYTMDESDAEAKGFAEGLQSELLSIITHFTARESGRKAKAILTVRVSPDVVQEIWRMGQAGYSHRFIAKALADAGKGRGECGREITKRIVERILKEHGDGLRVLESTTNTNSLAVQNSFLEFFQAKVRLTGIDNCRCRRTALLAHYREWCKAQGKTPMGEVSISRTMKKHYPQLSSKLTDDSCVQYVGMTFVTSQT; this is encoded by the coding sequence ATGCTGGGTTCATTGTCTGTCGGTACGTCCGTTGGGTCTATCTGTGGTGGTGAAAAAGAAAGTTGGATTGAGGGCCGTCTTCTTAAAATGGCCGATGTTTGCCGCCTGACAAACTGTCATCCGAACACCATCCGTAGAAATAGTGAAGGTGAAAACCCCAAGTTGGTTTGTCTTAGGCTTCCTTCAGGAGCCAGAAGATTCACAATAGAATCTGTAAGGAGGTTCTTAGGAGAAACTAAAGAGACTGTCATTACGGACGAAGTACAGCAGGGGAAATCATCAGGGACGATTCCAGTTGCTGCAATAATTAGGGTCTCTTCTGCAAAACAAAATACCGCTAGAGGCGACTCAGACAAATCGAGTCTTGAGCATCAGGAGGAACGAGTTGCCACGTTCATTAAAGTGAAGTGGGGCAACCGGGCAGACGTGACGTGGTACAAGAGCGTTGGTGGCGGAATGGACTTCAATCGGCCTGCTCTAGTTCGCCTCATTGGCGACATCATTGCCGGGAAGTTCAGGGGTGGGTTCTTAGTCGCTCAGGACTTCACCAGAATCTGTAGGTTCGGGGTGAAGCTAATCGAACACTTGGCGAAAATCGGTGGCTGCAACCTCGTCTACACGATGGACGAGAGCGATGCTGAGGCGAAGGGCTTTGCGGAGGGCCTGCAATCTGAACTTCTCAGCATAATTACCCACTTTACGGCTCGCGAATCGGGCCGCAAGGCGAAGGCCATCTTAACTGTACGGGTATCGCCCGACGTAGTTCAGGAGATATGGCGGATGGGGCAAGCTGGCTACTCTCATCGGTTCATCGCCAAGGCACTTGCAGACGCAGGAAAGGGACGAGGGGAATGCGGGAGAGAGATAACCAAGCGCATCGTGGAGCGAATTCTAAAAGAGCACGGCGACGGATTGCGGGTGCTCGAATCGACTACGAACACTAACTCCCTTGCTGTTCAGAACTCGTTCCTAGAGTTCTTCCAAGCGAAGGTTCGGTTGACCGGCATCGACAACTGCCGCTGTCGTCGGACGGCACTTCTGGCCCACTATCGCGAGTGGTGCAAGGCTCAGGGAAAAACCCCGATGGGCGAAGTGAGCATCAGCCGCACGATGAAAAAACACTATCCCCAACTGTCCAGCAAATTAACCGACGACTCCTGCGTTCAGTACGTCGGCATGACCTTCGTCACATCGCAAACCTAG
- a CDS encoding STM4504/CBY_0614 family protein, which yields MPFDVFSKRGKPLPDVFVYDELPLKLRQQLAYLYDDTLGKLSCNHGMDRPIGFFDQIRHVVVRENGVPHLPPAECNDPFVEIRYCLLQGGDVPLVLDLVEKIFQTVLLLSPGEHTPCDFELENAGLEAQEAVKELNHRFRENGVGYQFDVNSKTLVRVDSLLVYATVIQPVLLLLSQAEYKVPNDEFLSALDDYKKAKYSEAITKAGSAYESVMKVILAKKQWPHDPTRPASHLVKAIVDNAPLDGGYNQVLMSVANVRNLASSAHGGGTTARVAEEHHCQLTLNLAASAMLYLVEEFG from the coding sequence ATGCCATTCGATGTGTTCTCAAAACGAGGAAAGCCACTTCCGGATGTCTTTGTCTACGATGAGTTGCCCCTCAAGCTCCGGCAACAACTGGCGTACCTCTACGACGACACTCTAGGGAAATTGTCGTGCAATCATGGAATGGACCGCCCAATTGGTTTTTTCGACCAAATTCGTCATGTGGTGGTTCGCGAAAATGGCGTGCCGCATCTGCCACCAGCAGAATGTAATGACCCATTTGTCGAAATCAGGTACTGCCTTTTACAAGGAGGCGACGTTCCGCTGGTTCTTGATTTAGTTGAGAAGATTTTTCAAACAGTTTTACTACTTTCGCCGGGCGAGCATACACCATGCGATTTTGAGCTTGAGAACGCTGGACTAGAAGCACAAGAAGCTGTCAAAGAACTAAACCATCGTTTTCGTGAAAACGGAGTCGGCTATCAGTTTGATGTAAATTCGAAGACGCTCGTTCGCGTCGATAGCTTATTAGTTTACGCCACGGTCATTCAGCCCGTGTTGCTGCTCCTTTCTCAGGCTGAATACAAAGTGCCGAATGATGAATTTCTTTCTGCATTAGATGACTACAAAAAGGCAAAGTACTCCGAAGCAATCACAAAAGCCGGGTCCGCTTACGAAAGCGTGATGAAGGTCATTCTGGCCAAGAAGCAGTGGCCGCATGACCCGACAAGGCCCGCAAGTCATCTGGTGAAAGCCATCGTAGACAATGCCCCGCTCGACGGCGGATACAATCAAGTGCTGATGTCGGTGGCTAACGTCCGCAACCTTGCTAGTTCAGCCCACGGTGGCGGAACGACTGCCAGAGTAGCAGAGGAACATCACTGCCAACTCACGCTGAATCTTGCAGCTTCTGCGATGCTCTATCTGGTTGAGGAATTTGGCTAA
- a CDS encoding nucleotide-binding protein, whose product MTTIPYVFIGSSVEGLDAAKAIQSNLQYCCESHIWHQGLFGLSGGTLETLVNNLDSFDFAVLCLTPDDLTISRGQEKKAPRDNVILELGLFMGKLGRERVYLVIDRDADAKMPSDLAGITPAKFTKPQKGNWLTALGPACTDIEREVKRLGCKSGHSDLNFIISPFVIGGNKVSIMMVIENRSSNALPPHRIRLKRGTKNHFPFKPSKENEPMLPTQFRAYELPLIDEESRTSFTPDIKAMVTNEDGTNLSESEMSEFCFDILLKDSYTVLYRSEELGYGLIKLIRHFSHFETGMEIIPSDVRAIFDKHRLALIDMHA is encoded by the coding sequence ATGACGACAATCCCGTACGTTTTCATCGGTTCATCAGTTGAAGGATTGGACGCAGCCAAAGCGATTCAATCTAACTTGCAGTATTGCTGCGAGTCGCATATCTGGCATCAGGGTCTGTTCGGCCTGAGTGGCGGAACGCTGGAGACGCTGGTTAATAATCTCGATTCTTTCGACTTTGCAGTACTTTGCCTCACACCGGACGATTTGACCATCAGCCGTGGGCAGGAGAAGAAAGCCCCACGCGATAACGTCATTCTGGAACTTGGCTTGTTCATGGGAAAGCTGGGCCGAGAACGAGTGTATTTGGTCATTGACCGCGACGCTGATGCAAAAATGCCAAGCGACCTTGCCGGAATCACTCCTGCGAAGTTCACTAAGCCGCAAAAAGGCAATTGGCTAACGGCACTTGGACCAGCCTGTACCGACATTGAGCGGGAAGTCAAACGATTGGGTTGCAAAAGCGGCCACTCCGACCTCAATTTTATTATCTCGCCGTTTGTTATCGGCGGTAACAAAGTGTCAATAATGATGGTGATAGAGAATCGCAGTTCTAATGCTCTACCGCCCCATAGAATTCGGCTCAAGCGAGGAACCAAGAACCATTTTCCATTCAAGCCCTCAAAGGAGAATGAGCCGATGCTGCCGACACAGTTTAGAGCGTACGAACTTCCCTTAATTGACGAGGAATCGCGGACTAGTTTTACGCCTGATATAAAAGCAATGGTAACAAACGAGGACGGGACCAATTTGAGCGAAAGCGAGATGTCCGAGTTCTGCTTCGATATCCTTCTAAAGGATAGTTACACAGTGCTATATAGAAGCGAGGAGCTAGGATACGGACTTATTAAGCTTATCAGGCACTTTTCGCATTTCGAAACCGGAATGGAAATAATCCCCTCAGATGTTCGGGCTATTTTTGACAAGCATCGCCTGGCGTTAATTGACATGCATGCTTAA
- a CDS encoding transposase, whose protein sequence is MGRRLCRWHVCLGKKGGDLVGPTKRGKGTKLMLLVDGNGLPLGVDVNSASPAEVGLIEPLLEEAVTDYVPDRLIYDRAADSDPLREHLADRGVELICPHRRGRVRPPTQDGRALRRYRRRWIIERTISWLHSFRRLVTRYEYYSFLFHSFAKLACMMIVLRRF, encoded by the coding sequence GTGGGAAGAAGGCTTTGCCGATGGCACGTTTGCCTCGGCAAAAAAGGGGGCGATCTTGTCGGCCCCACCAAACGCGGCAAGGGAACCAAGCTCATGTTGCTGGTCGATGGCAACGGCTTGCCACTGGGAGTCGACGTCAACAGTGCCAGTCCTGCGGAAGTCGGCCTGATCGAGCCGCTGCTCGAAGAAGCCGTCACCGACTACGTTCCTGATCGCCTGATTTATGATCGCGCAGCCGACAGCGATCCTTTGCGCGAACACCTGGCAGATCGCGGCGTGGAATTGATCTGCCCCCATCGCCGTGGCCGAGTGCGGCCACCAACTCAAGACGGCCGCGCACTGCGTCGCTATCGCCGCCGCTGGATCATCGAACGCACCATCAGTTGGCTTCATTCCTTTCGCCGACTGGTCACACGCTACGAGTACTACTCGTTCCTCTTCCATAGCTTCGCCAAGCTGGCCTGTATGATGATAGTCCTCAGACGGTTTTGA
- a CDS encoding GNAT family N-acetyltransferase, with the protein MADNLLDKLSEHFKERSVVIHRESHVGTPWESLALLLDEIPGGDGAYTSLLSVKRISSVADSLLISMLAVNESHRKRGLGKQLLREVCDWADKERVILCAVAQLCSLDFNFTPLAYKKLTRNQTIGEPLANFHKNWVWNSHLVSRYGFTRVGNDGEIVREPKPHG; encoded by the coding sequence ATGGCAGATAATCTATTGGATAAGCTTTCAGAACATTTCAAAGAGAGAAGCGTGGTTATCCATAGAGAAAGTCACGTAGGGACACCGTGGGAAAGCTTGGCTTTATTGCTAGATGAAATTCCAGGTGGTGACGGTGCCTATACTTCGCTATTGTCGGTCAAGCGAATATCTAGTGTCGCTGATAGCTTGCTGATTAGCATGCTGGCCGTTAACGAGAGCCATAGAAAGCGTGGATTGGGCAAACAGCTCCTTCGCGAGGTCTGCGATTGGGCGGATAAAGAACGGGTTATTCTGTGTGCGGTTGCTCAGCTGTGCTCGCTCGACTTTAACTTCACGCCACTAGCCTATAAGAAGCTGACAAGGAATCAGACAATCGGCGAGCCATTGGCAAATTTTCACAAAAATTGGGTTTGGAATTCGCATCTCGTCTCAAGATATGGGTTCACTCGCGTTGGGAATGATGGCGAGATAGTTAGGGAGCCAAAACCACATGGATAA
- the alaS gene encoding alanine--tRNA ligase — translation MKTDELREKYLEFFESKGHTRQASDVLVPRWDPSVLFTPAGMNPFKDHFLGRVKLEFTRATTCQKCLRTGDIDNVGRTAYHHTFFEMLGNFSFGDYFKKEAIHWAWEFLTDKKWLGIEKDRLTVTVYLDDDEAAGIWHNEIGLPVNRIERMGEDDNFWPASAPSKGPDGVCGPCSEIYYHAPGATKSVEIWNLVFTQFNRVGNPPNNLRPLPSKNIDTGMGLERIASVLQGVDTNYHIDILRPLVEAAGEVCGFKYDPKEDRGRRLRRIADHVRACTFAIHENVLPGPNKQNYVIRRLMRRAILDGHQLGLREPFMYKLVGKVAELMKASYPEISDTTSRVEKAMQGEESAFLGTLDAGLARIDKTFSDMKSHGRVTVPGQEAFDLYQTYGIPPELVENMAAELNFTFDWPGFKDSMELHGEKSGKIAQDTGMDVNNPIGALKKSLKSTEFLAYDGIEATAEIKGIVAQDHLCDELTEVGHKSPVTVVLDRSPFYGESGGQVGDKGELTGAGFTFQVIDTQKDGDLLLHIGHLTQGKMTAGAKVTAKVDTARRQGIRRAHSATHIMHYALQKSLGKDAHQMGSKVEEDWLRFDFGNPEPVSAEKLQAIERDVAEQVAAAQTITAKFVPLSEARTAGAMMLFGEKYPDPARMVTMGEFSRELCGGTHLDNTQDVGSFEILAEEGVAAGVRRITALTGEKAKAHEAQTDSSLQAIAHALGTGIGEVNHAVRHLVQQVRDLRKQLTTGAKPATGTEPISLAKIPSPTTAEKKSLLRDTARLLNVALFDAPARVQALLAESTELKQQIASRNEAGSISAETLLAGSEQVGGATVVVAEAPGANSNLMRQLIDQIRQKISPSAIFLATAEGEGKVVLVAGVSKDLVTKGVSAGNWVRDVAPVVGGGGGGKPDLAQAGGKQPEKLAEALVKAREVAKLMLKA, via the coding sequence ATGAAGACTGACGAACTGCGCGAAAAGTATCTGGAGTTCTTCGAGAGCAAGGGGCACACCCGCCAGGCCAGCGATGTGCTGGTGCCACGCTGGGATCCTTCGGTGCTATTCACGCCGGCCGGCATGAATCCGTTCAAAGATCACTTTCTGGGCCGCGTGAAGCTCGAATTCACCCGCGCCACCACCTGCCAGAAGTGCCTCCGCACCGGCGATATCGATAACGTCGGCCGCACCGCCTATCACCATACGTTCTTCGAGATGCTGGGCAACTTCAGCTTCGGCGACTACTTCAAGAAGGAAGCGATTCACTGGGCCTGGGAGTTTCTCACCGATAAGAAATGGCTCGGCATCGAAAAAGACCGGCTGACGGTCACTGTCTACCTCGACGATGACGAAGCGGCCGGCATTTGGCACAACGAAATCGGCCTCCCCGTCAATCGCATCGAGCGGATGGGCGAAGACGACAACTTCTGGCCCGCGAGCGCTCCGAGCAAAGGCCCCGACGGTGTCTGCGGGCCGTGCAGCGAAATCTATTATCACGCGCCGGGTGCGACGAAGAGCGTCGAGATCTGGAACCTGGTGTTTACGCAGTTTAACCGTGTCGGCAATCCGCCGAACAACCTCCGGCCGTTGCCGAGCAAGAACATCGACACGGGCATGGGGCTCGAGCGGATCGCCAGCGTGCTGCAAGGGGTCGATACGAACTATCACATCGATATCCTACGCCCACTCGTCGAAGCAGCTGGCGAAGTGTGTGGCTTTAAGTACGACCCGAAGGAAGATCGCGGTCGCCGCTTGCGCCGGATTGCCGACCATGTGCGCGCGTGTACGTTCGCCATTCACGAAAACGTCCTCCCGGGCCCCAACAAGCAAAACTACGTCATTCGCCGCTTGATGCGCCGCGCGATTCTCGACGGCCATCAACTGGGCCTGCGCGAACCGTTCATGTACAAGCTGGTCGGCAAGGTCGCCGAACTGATGAAGGCTTCGTATCCCGAGATTTCGGATACGACCAGCCGCGTCGAGAAGGCCATGCAAGGTGAAGAGAGTGCGTTCCTCGGCACGCTCGATGCCGGCCTCGCGCGGATCGACAAGACCTTCAGCGACATGAAGAGCCACGGCCGCGTGACGGTCCCTGGTCAAGAAGCGTTCGACCTGTATCAGACGTACGGCATTCCGCCCGAGCTTGTCGAAAACATGGCAGCCGAGTTGAACTTTACGTTCGACTGGCCCGGCTTCAAAGACTCGATGGAATTGCACGGCGAAAAGTCGGGCAAGATCGCCCAAGACACGGGTATGGATGTCAACAATCCCATCGGTGCCTTGAAGAAGTCCCTCAAGAGTACCGAGTTCCTCGCCTACGACGGCATTGAAGCGACTGCCGAGATTAAGGGAATCGTGGCCCAGGATCACCTGTGCGATGAGTTGACCGAAGTGGGCCACAAGAGCCCGGTGACGGTGGTGCTCGATCGGAGCCCGTTCTACGGCGAGTCGGGTGGCCAGGTTGGCGACAAAGGTGAACTGACCGGCGCGGGCTTCACGTTCCAAGTGATCGATACGCAGAAAGACGGCGATCTGCTGCTGCATATTGGTCACCTGACGCAGGGCAAAATGACAGCTGGCGCGAAGGTGACCGCGAAGGTCGATACGGCTCGCCGGCAAGGAATTCGCCGCGCTCACTCGGCGACGCACATCATGCACTACGCCCTGCAGAAGTCGCTGGGCAAAGACGCGCACCAGATGGGTTCGAAGGTCGAAGAGGATTGGTTGCGATTCGACTTCGGCAATCCGGAACCCGTGAGCGCCGAGAAGTTGCAGGCCATCGAGCGCGACGTTGCCGAGCAAGTGGCGGCAGCACAAACGATCACCGCCAAGTTTGTTCCGCTCAGCGAAGCCCGCACAGCTGGCGCCATGATGCTGTTCGGCGAGAAATATCCCGACCCAGCGCGGATGGTGACGATGGGCGAGTTCAGCCGCGAATTGTGCGGCGGTACGCACCTCGATAATACGCAAGACGTTGGTTCGTTCGAGATTCTGGCCGAAGAAGGGGTCGCTGCTGGCGTGCGCCGCATCACCGCCCTGACTGGTGAAAAAGCCAAGGCCCACGAAGCACAAACCGATAGTTCGTTGCAAGCCATCGCGCACGCGCTCGGAACGGGAATCGGCGAAGTGAATCACGCGGTGCGACACCTGGTCCAGCAAGTGCGCGACCTCCGCAAGCAACTCACCACTGGTGCGAAACCAGCGACCGGCACCGAGCCTATCAGCCTGGCGAAGATTCCTTCGCCCACGACTGCCGAAAAGAAATCGCTGTTGCGCGACACGGCCCGCTTGCTGAATGTCGCCCTGTTTGATGCCCCCGCTCGCGTGCAAGCGTTGCTCGCAGAATCGACGGAACTCAAACAGCAGATTGCCTCGCGCAACGAAGCTGGCTCGATCTCGGCCGAAACATTGCTGGCGGGATCTGAACAGGTTGGCGGTGCGACCGTCGTCGTGGCCGAAGCGCCCGGTGCGAACTCGAACTTGATGCGGCAACTGATCGACCAGATTCGCCAGAAGATCAGCCCGAGCGCGATCTTCCTCGCCACTGCCGAAGGGGAAGGGAAAGTCGTGCTCGTCGCCGGAGTTTCGAAAGATCTGGTGACCAAGGGGGTCAGCGCCGGCAACTGGGTGCGCGATGTCGCTCCTGTCGTTGGTGGCGGTGGCGGCGGCAAGCCCGACCTGGCCCAGGCCGGCGGCAAGCAGCCCGAGAAGCTGGCCGAGGCGCTGGTGAAGGCGCGCGAGGTCGCCAAGCTGATGCTGAAGGCGTAG
- a CDS encoding UvrB/UvrC motif-containing protein yields the protein MKCQQCEKPATFHITELTGPEPQEHHLCETCAKTYLSQNDAGAPPPPTLAAVLAKQLKIGQAADELAKLDQRKCPVCGITFFEFRSQGRLGCSHDYVFFEKELTPLLLNIHGETRHTGKRPAHAVQGTDAKTELIRLRREMKEAVEKENYELAAKLRNQIRDLEK from the coding sequence ATGAAGTGTCAACAGTGCGAAAAGCCGGCGACGTTTCATATCACGGAACTAACCGGTCCCGAGCCCCAAGAGCATCATTTGTGCGAGACGTGCGCCAAGACGTACCTCAGCCAAAACGATGCCGGTGCGCCACCCCCACCCACGTTGGCAGCGGTTTTGGCCAAGCAACTGAAGATTGGCCAGGCTGCCGACGAGTTGGCCAAGCTCGATCAGCGGAAGTGCCCGGTCTGCGGCATTACGTTCTTTGAGTTCCGCAGCCAGGGACGCCTGGGCTGCTCGCACGATTACGTCTTCTTCGAAAAAGAACTGACGCCACTCTTGCTCAATATTCATGGCGAAACGCGGCACACCGGCAAGCGCCCCGCGCACGCCGTGCAGGGGACCGATGCCAAGACGGAACTGATTCGGCTGCGGCGAGAAATGAAAGAAGCCGTCGAAAAAGAGAATTACGAGCTAGCAGCCAAATTGCGAAACCAGATTCGCGATTTAGAAAAGTAA
- a CDS encoding protein arginine kinase, with the protein MKFDEFAERCGEWLRGSGPQSDIVISSRIRLARNLAEFPFIRRCNEQDRKGIEQTFRAAIQSVTDWKELINVDVAGLPSIDRQFLVERQLISRELADASGARCVFIDANETYSLMINEEDHLRMQVMHSGLDLESAWEQANKIDTELDKRVAFAFHEKLGYLTACPTNVGTGLRVSVMLHLPALVITQQIEKVFRSLQKMGLAVRGLYGEGSQAMGDFYQISNQVTLGKSEEELVKQVGEVIPVIIDYERQARAFLVKESRKDLHDRVSRAYGILCTAQQISSEETLHLLSSVRMGINLGLIQDLEIPTINKLFIHTQPAHLQKLRGLELETQDRNVERALYLQTHLRKRPGEDPAEHN; encoded by the coding sequence GTGAAATTCGACGAGTTCGCTGAGCGCTGTGGTGAATGGTTGCGTGGTTCCGGCCCGCAGTCCGATATTGTCATTAGCAGCCGCATTCGCCTGGCTCGCAACCTGGCTGAGTTTCCCTTCATCCGCCGCTGCAACGAGCAGGACCGGAAGGGAATCGAGCAGACCTTTCGTGCGGCCATTCAAAGCGTGACCGACTGGAAGGAACTGATCAACGTCGATGTGGCCGGCCTGCCGAGCATCGACCGGCAGTTCCTCGTCGAGCGGCAACTCATTAGCCGCGAATTGGCCGATGCCAGCGGTGCTCGCTGCGTCTTCATCGACGCGAACGAGACCTACAGCTTGATGATTAACGAGGAAGACCACTTGCGGATGCAGGTGATGCATAGCGGCCTCGATCTGGAATCGGCCTGGGAGCAGGCGAACAAGATCGACACCGAACTCGATAAGCGGGTGGCGTTCGCCTTTCACGAAAAGCTGGGTTACCTGACGGCGTGTCCCACGAATGTCGGCACTGGCTTGCGCGTGAGTGTGATGTTGCACTTGCCGGCACTCGTCATCACGCAGCAGATCGAAAAAGTCTTCCGCAGCTTGCAGAAGATGGGGCTGGCGGTCCGCGGCCTGTACGGCGAAGGCTCGCAGGCGATGGGTGACTTCTACCAGATCAGCAACCAGGTCACGCTCGGCAAGAGCGAGGAAGAACTGGTCAAGCAGGTCGGCGAAGTGATTCCGGTGATTATCGATTACGAACGTCAGGCCCGCGCCTTCCTGGTGAAAGAGAGCCGAAAAGATCTGCACGACCGCGTGAGCCGGGCGTATGGCATTCTCTGCACGGCCCAGCAAATCAGCAGCGAAGAAACCCTGCATCTGCTCAGCAGCGTGCGGATGGGAATCAACCTCGGGTTGATTCAAGACCTAGAAATCCCGACGATCAACAAGCTGTTCATTCACACCCAGCCTGCTCACTTGCAGAAGCTGCGTGGGCTAGAGCTTGAGACGCAGGACCGCAACGTCGAGCGGGCTCTTTACCTGCAGACTCACCTGCGCAAGCGCCCCGGCGAAGACCCGGCCGAGCATAATTAG
- the ispF gene encoding 2-C-methyl-D-erythritol 2,4-cyclodiphosphate synthase produces MRVGIGHDTHRLGQGGPLRLGGITIPHDHHLIGHSDADALLHAITDAILGAAALGDIGELFPDTAVENKGRDSADMLRLAHDRVKAAGYRIGNLDCIVFAQRPKLLPHKTVMREAISQILELPVDRIGLKAKTGENVGPIGREEAISTECIVLLEETK; encoded by the coding sequence ATGCGCGTGGGCATTGGTCACGATACGCATCGACTTGGTCAGGGTGGGCCGCTTCGGCTCGGGGGTATTACCATCCCTCACGACCATCACTTGATCGGCCATAGCGACGCCGATGCGCTGCTGCATGCCATCACCGATGCCATTCTCGGGGCAGCTGCCCTCGGCGATATCGGCGAACTATTTCCCGATACAGCTGTCGAGAACAAAGGCCGCGATTCAGCCGACATGCTCCGCTTGGCTCATGACCGCGTGAAGGCGGCCGGCTATCGCATTGGTAATCTCGACTGCATTGTGTTTGCCCAAAGGCCCAAACTGCTACCGCACAAAACTGTCATGCGCGAAGCGATCAGCCAGATCTTGGAACTCCCCGTCGACCGCATCGGCCTGAAAGCCAAGACCGGCGAGAACGTCGGGCCGATTGGTCGCGAAGAGGCGATTAGTACCGAATGCATTGTGCTGCTGGAGGAGACGAAGTGA
- the cysS gene encoding cysteine--tRNA ligase, whose translation MTIRVYNTLSKNKETFETVQPGKVGIYLCGPTVYKESHIGHMVGPVIFDTIKRYLTYNGYDVTWVVNITDVDDKLIQQQHERGIPMAAIADEMVIDYLNNLAGLGVDQIDKMPKATEHMQGIIDFNASLIKKGHAYVSDGDVLFDVAKDPAYGKLSNRSPEDQQGEGGGHASKKRNPGDFALWKAAKPGEPAWDSPWGKGRPGWHIECSAMCKAILGETFDIHGGGLDLMFPHHENELAQSQCCHGKPMVKYWMHNGLLRKAASAGKIGGKGDREAAADDGGKVSRSKGAGGLADDIARLGGERIRFFLLSTHYRSTVMFGEEGLAETAKSLDGFYRFFERFQKITKQRYFNLPFAKTRKEGDEIDTKEPLLKTLAEQRKNFLEKMDDDFNTGGAIAELFDMLRELNKFADQKNLERFTTMAPEPAVFSDPDVQTLVKGARVLRELTAILGVFKTVQPKRGGGGDGVVDKLMPLLIELRANARANKDFATGDLIRNKLIESGITLEDKKGGPTEWRIGSSS comes from the coding sequence ATGACCATCCGCGTTTACAACACTCTCAGCAAGAACAAAGAAACTTTCGAAACCGTGCAGCCCGGCAAGGTGGGCATCTACCTGTGCGGACCAACGGTCTACAAAGAGAGCCACATCGGCCACATGGTGGGGCCTGTGATTTTCGACACGATCAAGCGGTATCTCACGTACAACGGCTACGACGTGACCTGGGTCGTCAACATCACCGATGTCGACGACAAACTGATTCAGCAGCAGCACGAGCGGGGCATCCCCATGGCCGCGATCGCGGATGAGATGGTCATCGACTATCTCAACAACCTGGCGGGGCTCGGCGTCGATCAAATCGACAAGATGCCCAAAGCCACCGAGCACATGCAGGGGATCATCGATTTCAACGCCTCGCTGATTAAGAAGGGGCACGCGTATGTCTCCGATGGTGACGTGCTGTTCGATGTCGCCAAGGATCCGGCTTACGGCAAACTGAGCAATCGCTCGCCCGAAGATCAACAGGGCGAAGGTGGCGGGCATGCTTCGAAGAAGCGGAACCCGGGCGACTTTGCGCTGTGGAAGGCGGCTAAGCCGGGCGAACCCGCCTGGGACAGCCCGTGGGGCAAGGGGCGACCTGGCTGGCACATCGAGTGCTCGGCCATGTGCAAAGCGATTCTCGGCGAGACATTCGATATCCACGGCGGCGGGCTCGACCTGATGTTCCCGCACCATGAGAACGAACTGGCGCAAAGCCAATGCTGCCACGGCAAGCCGATGGTCAAATATTGGATGCACAACGGCCTGCTCCGCAAAGCAGCCTCGGCCGGCAAGATCGGTGGCAAGGGTGATCGCGAAGCAGCAGCCGATGACGGCGGCAAGGTCAGCCGCTCAAAGGGGGCCGGCGGTTTGGCTGACGATATCGCCCGGCTCGGCGGCGAGCGAATTCGCTTCTTCCTCCTGAGCACGCACTATCGCAGCACCGTGATGTTCGGCGAAGAAGGGCTGGCCGAAACAGCCAAGTCGCTTGACGGCTTCTATCGCTTCTTTGAGCGTTTTCAGAAAATCACCAAGCAGCGGTACTTCAATCTTCCCTTTGCCAAAACGCGCAAAGAGGGTGACGAGATCGATACCAAAGAGCCACTGCTCAAGACTCTGGCCGAGCAGCGCAAGAACTTCCTCGAGAAGATGGACGACGACTTCAATACCGGCGGCGCGATCGCCGAATTGTTCGACATGCTCCGCGAACTCAACAAGTTCGCCGATCAGAAGAATCTCGAGCGCTTCACCACCATGGCGCCGGAACCGGCCGTGTTCTCCGACCCCGATGTGCAAACGCTGGTGAAGGGTGCCCGCGTGCTGCGAGAGTTGACCGCAATTCTCGGCGTCTTCAAAACCGTGCAGCCCAAGCGAGGCGGTGGCGGCGATGGTGTCGTCGATAAGCTGATGCCGCTCTTGATCGAACTGCGAGCCAATGCCCGTGCGAACAAGGACTTCGCCACGGGCGACCTGATTCGCAACAAGCTGATCGAAAGTGGGATCACGCTGGAAGACAAAAAGGGCGGGCCGACGGAGTGGCGGATTGGTAGCAGCTCATGA